In Primulina huaijiensis isolate GDHJ02 chromosome 6, ASM1229523v2, whole genome shotgun sequence, a single window of DNA contains:
- the LOC140978001 gene encoding probable sugar phosphate/phosphate translocator At1g12500, which produces MVEAQSWTTRRGSNPRLEPNSDQVLDIPVTPTAEIRQQQYASLISPNITTAAIIASWYFSNIGVLLLNKYLLSFYGYRYPIFLTMLHMLSCATYSLLAIKWLEIVPFQQIHSRKQFFKIFALSVIFCFSVVCGNTSLRYLPVSFNQAIGATTPFFTAIFAFVITCKKESAEVYFALVPVVLGIVLASNSEPLFHLFGFLVCVGSTAGRALKSVVQGILLTSEGEKLHSMNLLLYMAPMAALILLPFTLYIEGNVMAVTVEKASGDGYMVFLLVANATIAYLVNLTNFLVTKHTSALTLQVLGNAKAAVAAIVSVLIFRNPVTVMGMTGFAVTVMGVILYSEAKKRSKAMAH; this is translated from the coding sequence ATGGTGGAGGCACAGTCATGGACGACGAGAAGGGGCAGCAATCCGCGGCTGGAACCCAACAGCGATCAAGTTTTGGATATTCCCGTGACCCCAACTGCGGAAATACGCCAGCAGCAGTATGCGTCTCTGATATCTCCCAATATCACGACAGCCGCCATTATTGCATCCTGGTATTTCTCGAACATTGGTGTCCTCTTACTCAACAAGTACCTCCTCAGCTTCTACGGGTATAGGTACCCCATTTTCTTGACCATGCTGCACATGTTGTCTTGTGCTACTTATAGCTTGTTGGCAATTAAATGGCTCGAGATCGTGCCCTTCCAGCAAATACACAGCAGGAAACAGTTTTTCAAGATCTTTGCTTTGAGTGTCATATTCTGTTTCTCTGTTGTTTGCGGTAATACTTCTTTGAGGTACCTTCCGGTGTCGTTTAATCAGGCTATTGGGGCTACCACGCCTTTTTTTACGGCTATATTTGCTTTTGTGATCACTTGTAAGAAGGAATCCGCCGAGGTGTATTTTGCCCTTGTCCCTGTGGTTCTTGGAATTGTCTTGGCTAGTAATAGCGAGCCTTTGTTTCATCTGTTTGGGTTCTTGGTGTGCGTTGGTTCTACTGCAGGCAGAGCTTTAAAATCTGTTGTTCAGGGGATATTATTGACTTCTGAAGGTGAAAAACTGCATTCTATGAATTTGTTGCTGTATATGGCTCCAATGGCAGCATTGATTTTACTGCCATTTACTTTGTATATAGAAGGAAATGTAATGGCAGTAACGGTGGAGAAGGCCAGTGGAGATGGATATATGGTGTTTTTGTTGGTCGCCAATGCTACAATTGCGTATTTGGTTAATTTGACCAATTTCTTGGTCACAAAACACACAAGCGCATTGACATTGCAAGTGCTGGGGAATGCCAAGGCAGCGGTTGCCGCTATTGTATCGGTCTTGATATTCAGGAACCCGGTAACCGTAATGGGGATGACCGGGTTTGCAGTTACCGTAATGGGAGTGATTCTTTACAGTGAAGCCAAGAAGAGATCCAAAGCTATGGCTCATTGA
- the LOC140978000 gene encoding subtilisin-like protease translates to MASLFLLFFIFSLNFHLDAAQQSILQTYIIRVNLPEGDYDFPAGGSLALESWYGSFLDGIQDLNTNTTPSRMVYMYRNVITGFAAKLYPHEVEEMEKKEGFLHAMLQEKYALHTTRSSNFLGLYQDVGTWPASNYGKGVIIGVVDSGVTPGHPSFGGENVPPPPVKWKGKCELKNISCNNKLIGARNFASDDPGPPVDYDGHGTHIASIAAGNFVLDANMFGQANGTASGMAPLAHLAIYKACGNHCHSSDILAAMDAAIEDGVDILSVSLGKEIVEFYRDVIALGAFSAMKKGIFVSCSGGNSGPDKFKVSNGAPWILTVGASTIDRKIVARVLLGNEEDFEGQTLFQPENYHPSFLTIIFPGISGDEKSQNASLCLPGALDDFNVTGKLVVCDIGGPIDHLEKGRVVRDAGGVGMILVNEKIDGYTTFADPFVLPAVDITHASGERIKSYINSTMYPIATILFKGTVIGDKTAPSVPYFSSRGPNRASRGILKPDIIGPGLNILAAWPESGEKNNNEQASFNMISGTSMSCSHLSGIAALIKNSHPDWSPAMIKSAIMTSAAQTNLNKSSILDEERNETADVFAIGAGHVNATRALDPGLVYDISTNDYISYLCNIYTDKQVAIIVQRKINCRASEYKRLPEAALNYPSVSIELSSFGVGVYSRTVTNVGDANSVYRVKIEGVSGVNVNVFPNVLKFTKVGERNTYWIFFTRFWFQRIESYVEGSITWVSPKHSVRIPVSVKLVPWKTKLDLSV, encoded by the coding sequence ATGGCTTCTTTGTTTCTTCTCTTCTTCATTTTCTCGTTAAATTTCCATCTAGACGCCGCGCAGCAGAGTATCTTACAAACTTACATCATCCGTGTGAACTTGCCAGAAGGTGATTATGACTTTCCTGCAGGGGGGTCACTTGCCTTGGAAAGCTGGTATGGTTCATTTTTGGATGGAATACAAGATCTGAATACGAATACGACGCCATCTCGTATGGTGTATATGTATCGAAACGTGATCACGGGATTTGCAGCTAAGTTATATCCACATGAAGTTGAGGAAATGGAGAAGAAAGAAGGGTTTTTGCATGCCATGCTTCAGGAAAAATATGCTTTACATACAACTCGCAGTTCGAACTTTTTGGGATTGTATCAGGATGTTGGTACTTGGCCCGCTTCGAACTATGGAAAGGGTGTGATTATAGGAGTAGTGGACTCCGGAGTAACGCCTGGACATCCATCGTTCGGCGGCGAAAACGTTCCTCCACCACCTGTGAAATGGAAGGGAAAATGTGAACTaaaaaacatttcatgtaacAACAAGCTTATTGGTGCCAGGAATTTTGCAAGCGATGATCCCGGGCCACCTGTCGACTATGATGGGCATGGAACTCACATAGCCAGCATTGCTGCAGGAAACTTTGTCCTTGATGCCAACATGTTTGGCCAAGCCAATGGCACAGCATCTGGCATGGCTCCTCTGGCTCACCTAGCCATTTACAAAGCATGTGGCAACCACTGTCACAGCAGCGACATATTGGCTGCAATGGATGCGGCCATAGAAGATGGTGTCGATATTCTTTCAGTTTCCCTTGGTAAAGAAATTGTTGAATTTTATCGAGATGTTATAGCATTGGGTGCATTTTCGGCCATGAAGAAGGGAATCTTTGTAAGCTGCTCAGGTGGTAACAGCGGCCCGGATAAATTCAAAGTGTCTAATGGTGCTCCCTGGATTCTTACCGTTGGTGCTAGTACCATCGACAGAAAGATAGTTGCTAGAGTATTGCTTGGAAACGAAGAGGATTTTGAAGGTCAAACGCTGTTCCAGCCGGAGAATTATCATCCCAGCTTCTTGACAATAATATTTCCAGGTATCAGTGGCGACGAAAAATCCCAAAATGCATCATTATGTCTTCCTGGAGCATTGGACGACTTTAATGTAACGGGGAAGCTAGTAGTGTGTGACATAGGTGGACCGATAGATCACTTAGAGAAAGGACGTGTGGTTCGAGATGCTGGTGGAGTTGGGATGATCCTGGTGAACGAAAAGATTGATGGATACACCACTTTTGCTGATCCCTTTGTGCTTCCAGCTGTAGACATTACTCACGCTTCGGGAGAAAggattaaatcatatataaacTCAACTATGTATCCAATTGCTACCATTTTATTCAAAGGGACAGTGATCGGAGACAAAACGGCTCCAAGTGTTCCATATTTTTCCTCCAGGGGCCCCAATCGTGCAAGTCGAGGGATCCTGAAGCCCGATATTATTGGCCCTGGTTTGAACATCCTGGCCGCTTGGCCTGAATCCGGGGAAAAGAACAACAACGAACAGGCAAGTTTTAATATGATTTCGGGAACTTCGATGTCCTGCTCTCACCTTAGTGGCATCGCGGCCCTGATAAAAAATTCGCATCCTGATTGGTCTCCTGCGATGATTAAGTCTGCCATCATGACATCTGCCGCGCAAACAAACCTCAACAAAAGTAGTATTCTCGACGAAGAAAGAAACGAGACAGCAGACGTATTTGCCATTGGAGCTGGACATGTGAACGCAACGAGAGCACTGGATCCAGGGCTCGTGTACGACATTTCGACCAATGATTACATCTCTTACTTGTGTAATATCTACACGGATAAACAAGTCGCAATCATCGTTCAGCGTAAGATCAATTGCCGTGCGTCTGAGTACAAACGCTTGCCCGAAGCAGCGCTGAATTATCCGTCAGTTTCTATAGAGCTAAGTAGTTTCGGAGTGGGTGTATATTCCAGGACAGTGACAAACGTCGGCGATGCAAATTCAGTTTATCGTGTCAAAATTGAAGGTGTCTCTGGTGTGAATGTGAACGTGTTTCCCAATGTGCTTAAATTTACGAAGGTTGGAGAAAGGAATACATATTGGATTTTCTTTACCAGATTTTGGTTCCAGCGAATTGAGTCTTACGTTGAAGGATCCATTACATGGGTTTCTCCCAAGCACTCGGTTAGAATTCCCGTTTCGGTGAAATTGGTACCATGGAAGACAAAACTCGATCTCAGCGTTTAA